In Lolium perenne isolate Kyuss_39 chromosome 5, Kyuss_2.0, whole genome shotgun sequence, the sequence aagcaacttaataagagataaagtgcataattacatattcaataccacaatagtttttaagctatttgtcccatgagctatatattgcaaaggtgaatgatggaattttaaaggtagcactcaagcaatttactttggaatggcggaaaataccatgtagtaggtaggtatggtggacacaaatggcatagtggttggctcaagtattttggatgcatgagaagtattccctctcgatacaaggtttaggctagcaaggcttatttgaaacaaacacaaggatgaaccggtgcagcaaaactcacataaaagacatattgaaaacattataagactctacaccgtcttccttgttgttcaaactcaatactagaaattatctagaccttagagaaaccaaatatgcaaaccaaattttagcatgctctatgtatttcttcattaatgggtgcaaagcatatgatgcaagagcttaatcatgaacacaacaattgccaagtatcacattacccaagacatttatagcaattactacatgtatcattttccaattccaaccatataacaatttaacgaaggagaaacttcgccatgaatactatgagtagaaaccaaggacatacttgtccatatgctacagcggagcgtgtctctctcccataaagtgaatgctaggatccattttattcaaacaaaacaaaaacaaaaacaaaccgacgctccaagcaaagcacataagatgtgatggaataaaaacatagtttcaggggaggaacctgataatgttgtcgatgaagaaggggatgccttgggcatccccaagcttagacgcttgagtcttcttgaaatatgcagggatgaaccaccggggcatccccaagcttagagctttcactctccttgatcatagtatatcatcatcctctcttgacccttgaaaacttccttttacctttcctccccggcaacggcgccagaaaatagcttgacgtctacttccccctccttttcctgtagacagtgttgggcctccaagagcagaggtttgtagaacagcagcaagttttcccttaagtggatcacccaaggtttatcgaactcagggaggaagaggtcaaagatatccctctcatgcaaccctgcaaccacaaagaaagaagtctcttgtgtccccaacacaccaaataggtgcactagttcggcgaagagatagtgaaatacaggtggtatgaataagtatgagcagtagcaatggtaccagaaaatagcttgctggcgtgtagttgatggtggtagtattgcagcagtagtaacacagtgaaacagtaaacaagcagtagtaacgcagcagtatttaggaacaaggcctagggattagactttcactagtggacactctcaacattgatcacataacagaatagataaatgcatactctacacttttgttggatgatgaacgcattgcgtaggattacacgaaccctcaatgccggagttaacaagctccacaatttgttcatatttaagtaaccttatagtgtaagatagatcaaaagactaaaccaagtactaacatagcatgcacactgtcaccttcatgcatatgtaggaggaatagatcacatcaatattatcatagcaatagttaacttcgcaatctacaagagatcatgatcatagcataaaccaagtactaacacggtgcacacactgtcacctttacacacgtgcaggaggaatagaactactttaataactttgctagagtagcacatagataaattgtgatacaaactcatatgaatctcaatcatgtaaagcagctcatgagattattgtattgaggtacatgggagagatgaaccacatagctaccggtacagccccgagcctcgatggagaactactccctcctcatgggagcagcagcggtgatgaagatggcggtggagatggcagcggtgtcgatggaggagccttccgggggcacttccccgctccggcagcgtgccggaacagagactcctgtcccccagatcttggcctcgcgatggcggcggctctggaaggtttctgtggttttcgtcgaacgtatcagggttttcgatccaggggctttataaaggcgaagaggcggcgcaggagggtcgaaggggcgacgacaccatagggcggcgcggccagggcctgggccgcgccggcctatggtctgggggcccagtgccccccctctggtccttcccgggtgttctggatgcttccggtgaaaataggaacttgggcgttgatttcgtccgattccgagaatatttcgttactaggatttacgaaaccaaaagcagtaaaacagaagcggcacttcggcatcttgttaataggttagttccagaaaatgcacgaatatgacataaagtgtgcataaaacatgtagataacatcaataatgtggcatggaacacaagaaattatcgatacgtcggagacgtatcagcctccaCCGAGCACTTAAGGAGCATCAAAGTCTGTGTAATTAGCAAAGTCAGTGTGATGGGACCTGTCGGCTGATTCCCGCTCAGACCTGCCTCCATCGCAGGTGGCGGCATGCGCCACGTAGTCCTGCTGCCGCTCTCTCCGGTGACATGGCCCACCGTGCCCAACGGCGGCTAACGGCGCTGCGGGCGAGCTAACGTGCCGCCACGCCGGTCGGCGGCGGGTCCCTGCCGCTACAGCCCCCGACGGCAAGCTCCACGTGTCGGCTGGGGGGCCTGCCGCCACGCAGGAGGTGGTCTTTTTTGCCAATTTGATtcagaggtggtcctttttgtcaatgaATTGGGGCAGGTTGTCTCTTTTAGCAAAAATTCCCATATTTTTGCATGTAAATTGCAAACACTATTATGCTAAAAAGTAAGAATGATTGCTACACGTTCTTTTACAGTTTTTCTTCCACATCCAATTAATAGAAGCTCAATTCTAGATGAAGCTAACGGGTAGCTAGATAAGAATTTCACAAGAAAAATGTACCAAAATCAAGAGGCGAATTGAAATAGTAAGATAAGACGATTATTATAATTACAAAAATGATTACAAAAATGATTTGTCCTAGTAGTTTGCTCCATCCAAGTTTGATGGCGCAAATCAATTGGGCAAGTGTGGTAACAATATATACACATGATATCATGCATGGAACTTGATGTGTGGTTGCCTCAATGAGCGCATGGCAAGCACGTGCGCATAAAGAAGCAAAGGTAAGCAGATCCCACGGCAACACAAAGCAGCGGAGAAAGAACAGACACACCGGCCCTATGGCATTTGGGGCATGAAACACATGGCTGACACCGCCAAGAAAAGCTGGCCGGTTTAGTCCCAAGCTAGCTTTCGACAAAAATAATTTTGTTAAGCTATCATCAGCTTTAGATCGTGACAATTTTGTATCCAAAGAGCCAATAAGCTCCCTGTGGCAGGATCCTTTTGTGACATACTAATGTATTTATTTCTTTTAGTGCTCACTCCACATACCATTTGTTTTTCTCCAATGCTGCATTCACATGCTTTGCGAGGGACCAAAAGTATGATCACGACATGATATGAGCAAAGGTGCTTGCGCGTTTAATTCCACGCCCAGTTTCTGACTATAAGTACACTCTTGGAGCCTCAGGACAAGTTCCATGCCTCAGGAaccaaaaccagcttctctcatcTCAGTTAACTACCCCGTTTCAAATCTGAGCCAGCTGCTTGACCACCTCCCATCTCTCAGCAACAAACATGAAGATGGGCAAGGCCCCGATGCTCGTGAAGAAGGCGACTTCGATATGCAAGAGCAAGACTAGCTTGATCGCGGCCAGGCTGCTCGTCCTCGCCACGCTCCAACGCCGCAGGATGGCCGCGGTCGCTATGATCTCCAACAAGATCCATACGCTCATTGTGCCCGACCGGGAGAGAGGGAATTGCCACAAGGCTGTTGCGATGCGCAAGGTTGAGAGTAGACAGGCTGTCGTCCATGGTGATGATATGGCCGCTAATTTTGCTCATCAGTTGGTCATGTTCGATCAAGAGGATGGTCATGGTGGCTGCCCTGACTGGACATTCGTGCATCCACTCTTCAGTGATGACATTGACGAGAAGTGCTGCTATATTCATGATGTTGATCTGTTACTCGATGCTTGCGATGCTGGCAACGATGAAACTTCAGTGATGGAGGAAATCAGGAGCAACAAAGAGGTAGAAGGGTTGGAGTTCAACATGGAGCAGGACATTGACCAGGCTGCCGATATCTTCATCAAGAAGTTCCGGCAGCAGATGAACCATGACTTTTAATTAGTGGTCTTGCATGAATGTACCTTATCCTTGCACGGCCTAGGTGTTATCCTTTGTTGTTAGCACGCCCACAAGTTAGATGATATTTTGGAGAATCCATATGAGTAGAAATTGATATTTAGCGTACATTCTTAAACATGCACTACCTCCGGAAAATACACCGATGCTCATGGGTGCTAGGGCACCATACACATGAAAAAAACACTAATTCAAAAAAGGccaaacatttttaaaattttgtttgGAATCAAAGATGATCATGTATTGTATTCATATAAATTTATTTTGCCATGGAATGATTTTCATTGGTTCCTGGATAAAAAAACTTGAAACACCCAATGTACAAGTACTATTCATGCTATATTCTTCATAATTTTGTTTTTCCCTCAAGTAAATGGGAATCATTTCTTTGCTATTTTTGTATACAATACTTGATTATCTTCGATTTCcaacaaaaatccatttttgactaTATTTTGAAATTACTAAATTTTCTTATGCATATACGGTGTTGTAGCACCCAAGAGCCAATTTTTTTTAATGCTACTAGCCCTACTCTAAACTAAGTGTCTCACTTTTGTCTAGATACGACATATTTTAGTTACAGATACATTCGTATCTAAATAAAGTTGAGGCACTTTATtttagaacggagggagtacttttaaaCAACTTTCCAAGATCTTAGATCCCTCACTTAACCTCTCTAGCAGGTGCCCCTACCACGCCCAATCCATATATCAGAATGTAGATGGTAACAACGTTACATCAGGAATtacatgagataaaataaaatctgGAGGATCACCATTCCACCATGGGTCTCTTTTGAGTTATAAGCAAATTTCGCTAATTCCTGCACAACTTTATTAGAATTTCTTGGACAATGATGGAAATACACCTCTATCATCTAACCGGCTTTTACGAAACATTCAGCTAAGATCGCCACATATCGATTCCAAACTTCAATCGTGTCGTTACAATATTTGACCAGTTTAAGAGAGTCCAACTCGATCAAAATGCTGGAGCATCCAAATATTTCTAGGAATTCATCCAAGCCTCGCAGTAGGCTTAACACCTCCGCCATAGCCAAACTTAGCACATTTTTAAGTGGGCAATACAATCCCCCTATCTCCTATCTTCATGTCTTTCTGTCTCTAGAATTCGATAAAACATTTGATCCATCATTGGGAACCATTATAAATTTTTAGGCAGTGGTATTGTATCTATACGTCTGTATGTACTAGCGGTTAATTATCGTGACCATAAGTCTATGCTggaaaattttagttacattttCTGGAATGCAAAGGAAATCACTTTTTCCTTGAGACGGATTACTACAAATACATTTTTTCAgggaagaataagaaaaattgagcaaacatttgattttttttttgagcacaatttgattttttttcttaGTTATCATTATCAGGAATTCCAAGCTAGCGTGGGCTTTCTCTTAGAAAGACGTTTTGGGCTTCTCTTAAGAATAGTGTTAGGCTTCATTAGCGCTTGCAATTACATAACTTTGGGCCGACCCTCTGCACTATATATTGTCGCTGATTACAACTCCACCATATGACCTAGCGAGCTGTGAGATAGGCTTAGAGATGCGCAGCCGCCACGACGACCAACTCTCCCAGATCCTTCACGCCGGCCACCACCGCTCCCTGTACGTGCGATGCAGCCATGGTTTTCGAACTGGTGCTCCACACATCTCTGGGTTGAAGCGGTGTTGAGATGAGATTTCCCCATATATCACTTCTAGGCGGTCGTGGTAAGCGCCGCCAAACAACGAGTGATCGCTTCGTCGGAGACCGGCCTATGGGGTAATCTCATCTCAACACCTCTTCCATCCGTGGTTCCTAATCTTCTAACGATCTTGCGTCCTCCGTTATTGATAATAGGCAAGTTTGTTGGGATCCCCTTTACATGTTGCTCGGCTAGTATCCTTGAATTCAGTTTTGACAGGAATAGCCTAGCAGTCATACCTCGTCCTATGGGCTTGGATAAGAGAGCTAAGTCGCTACTGCTGGTCACATCTGTAACTGACAGAGCGTAGCTCGTCCATTTGTAGAATGTTTCTACTTTTCTACCACATAAGTCCCTGTTGTGCTTCTTATAGCCTCTATTTGGACCAGTTGTAGTGTAGCCAAGACTGTTAATATTACAAGCCAGTACACTAATATTTGCCGTTTGAAATGTTGATTTTTAATATGATGCTGAGATGATTTAACTTCGGATCTGTTGTCACAGTTTGCCCAATGGTGAACACAATGTTTAGTGCATGCGTCATAAACAAATTGGGAGACTAAACTCCCAAAGTTTTTTTTTCTTCATATTAACAGAACAAACTTCGACTGGTGCTATTTTTCCTTCGCACGTGTCAGGTGTTACATTCCGGTGTTACATTAAGTCGATCTGACTTCTTTCTTTtaattagttttttttttggttcGGTTAATCTGTTTTAATTAGATGTTGACATcagatttctttttattttccatgatttcccttttttttgtgtgtgtgtgtgtttgttgAATTCCTATTTAGTTCAGATCTGATTGTCTTGAACCTTAGTTTGATTGTAGAATGATGAATGAATTGCACCTGCCTAATTGCTATTTGCTCATACTGTATAAACTGCTGGTGACTTAATCAGAGCGGGTTTCAGTGGTATTTTGCTTTCTTCGAGGTGCTGTGAGTGTGAAGGCTTGGACGAGTTTCCTAAAATCTGGATTGTTTGATGAGTTGGCTAACATTTGAAACTTTTAACGGCTTATCTTCTTAACACATAACATTTGATATAGTTATTTATGGCAATAAATAAATATGCATAATTCGGTTGTTGTTACCACTATAGGAGATGGGTACATCAGACCCAAATTAACGTTGCTGTGGATATATGCCTTATGTATCGGTTGTCCTGCATTTGTTGGCGCAGAATGTAGTGCAGATTATTGGCGGCATGCTGACCCTGCAGCCCTGGTAGCACGGACGCGGCTTGCCTGCGGCATCACTATGCGACCATCTGTGCGACTTTTCGTTGGTTTAGGATCGTACGGCTTCGCAGTTTTCCCATTCCCCGAGAGAAGAAAAAACGAAAACAAATCCGTATTTCATTGTCCTTCCCTTACTCGTTCGATACGTCCTCTTGATTCAACGTCCAAACATAAAGAACGGAGAGAGCAGGAGCGCCGCGCCCGGTTTGCACCTCCCGCCGCCCCCGTCGACTTGATTCTCTTCTCCGCTGGAGAGCTGCGACTGCTCGAAGGACATTGGGTTGATGGGTGGGGTGGGGAGGGAGGGCGTGGGAGTTGCCATTTGACGGAAATGGCCGGGCGGCAGAGCGGCGGAGGCCAGACTGGACCTGGAGACGACGGACCGACGGACTGGCAGCGAGTTGTTCCGGAACTGGAGGGCGAAGCCGCGCCGCGAACCCGGCTGCTTCCTCGCTGCAGCGGCATCGGCTGGTACTGGGGATGCATATGCCTCGTGAGATGGAGCTAGTGGTCGCTCGCCGCTGCCGCTGCCCGCTGGCCGAGCAGAGCGCGTCCGAGGGCAAGCTTTTGCAGGATAGCCAGAGTTGAGTAAACTGAGGCGGCGGAGTTTGCGAGACAAGGATCTCCAACATCATGCAGATGTGTTGGATTTGACCAGCCGCGGCCATTGATCTCTGCATCTGCGCTGGCATCGCCAAGGTCGTGGCCACCGATTCCATGACCTTGCTGCCATCCACGGTCACGTCCGCAGCCGTTCGTGGCAACTTCGCCATCAAGTTCGTGTTGCGTTTCGCCATCGATGTAGATTCTGTATGACGCCGACCTGGTACTTGCAGCCTCGGGGCTACAGACCTACGCCGTGGCCCTGCCTTCGTCTTTCCCCTGGACTGGGAGAAAATTTGCGATGCAAGATGGGCAGGGAGGATACAGAGACACGGATACGGTATATTGTTGTATTCTTATTTTTCTTTTCACGAGAAAACGAGCGAAGCGGGGCCACAGCACGGATAACCGTGCGATGCTTGAAGAGGGGCTCGGTCGCAAGGATGGTCGCATGGGAATGCCGCAGGCAAGCCGCGTCCTGGTAGCACAGGCAGAACTTGGAAATTATGGCAATCTGCTGCTGCTGACCAGGCAGCATCCTTCAACTCCATCTCCGTCCTCGTGACAGGGATGGCTTCTTCAGGGTAAGGGGTGAACGAAGACAACAGCTGTGCTGTGGTCAGTAATACTGCGAGACTGGGTGCGTGGCGTTGGGGCCTCTTATGTGAACTGGCTTTTTGATGGCAGAACCGACGTTTACCTTGAAATGTATTTTCAGAGCATAGTATTTTACTATTTTTTTTTCTTCGGTAGGCCACGGTTTCATAACATCGCGTCCTAGTCATGCAGAGTTTTTTTTTCGAAGGAATGATGCTCAAGTGGTGGTGTTCTGTAGCCATGTTGTTCATTCTGGACATAGCCCATGATGGTGGTGGTGCATCACTCACCGTGAAAACAAATTTGGATATTTAACTGATATCGCAACTCAACTGACAATAACTTCATGCATGATAACTTCCATACTGGTATTAACAAGATAAGCTGATCTGAACGGATGTCATATTTCAGTATGTTCGGTTTCAACTTTCAACAGCATAGGCCTTAGGTTATCTGCACAGCTCATTAATGTGAGAATTTACACTGCGATATCGCACAAGATCCAGGAGCCAGGGATGGTAGCCAACTTGGGGAAGACAAGGGTGGGTGGACTGCCACAAGGCTCTCATGAGAAGACAGCCAGCGATCCATGCCCATAAGATCATTGATTTCTCTGATCAGTTGGCACTGTTTGATCAAGAAGAAGATTGGGTGGGTGAACTGTCGCCAATAGACTTTTTCTTTAATTTCCTTTGTAAATGTTAGGTCTCTTCATTTTATTCAAACCTCCAAAATCCAATAAAACCCAAAGGAGAGTTGCTGTGTCCTAAAAAGTAGTGCAGGTGTAAACAAGCGTGCATAACTGTCAGCGACTCAGCGCTGAATTAAAAAGCTACTAAAAAAGACTTGCTAAGAAAGATATTTTCCCTAGAAGATCATTCCATTCAACAAACTAAATGGCGTccgaaacaacaacaaaaaataaaTCTTCCCACATATTGCCGAACAATAATATACACCATGCATGAGACTTGATGTGTTGGTTCCTGCAGTGAGAGCACCCGAACTCGGGAAGGAGAAGCACGTGTATTGTGAGGCTAAATACTCGAATCTCAGACTACATAAACTTGTGATGATATGTGTTGGATAACTGTTGGTGTATCTGTTGGGCTGTCTTCTTGTTCTCTGTTGTGGCCCATCTGGCCCATCCCAGTCCTGACCTATATAAGGTGCTTCTATCTCTATAACCCTAAGCTGATAGAGTTCCTCCCTGTAGCCTcctacctcaggttaggccctcacctctgcccacatggtatcagagcaaggggcAGTGAGGGCAACGACGGGAAGGACTGCCGATCTGGAAGCCTAGTCTGCTGTGGCAgctaggaggaagaggaagaggaaggaagtaGGCTGTTGCGGTGGCTGGGAGGAAGAGGAAGGGAGCAGGCTGCTGCGGCGGCAAGGAGGAGAAGGTAGTGACGAGTAAGGAGATGAAGAAGGTATCCTGCGGGTAAGCCCTTTGGTGTTTCTGAGAGTTTAGTTTGGTGTCAAGCATGGGGGACAAAGGGGATTTGGCCAAGGCTCTGGAGAAGCTGGCAGAACTTATCACTACcaaaggagatggaggaggaggatatgCTCGAGGGGGAGCAATCGTTCCCCATACCAACATCGGTCAGAAACTTGAGCTGCCGACGAATGAAATCAAGTTGGAAGGAGTGGCCAACTATCTCCGGTGGTCAAGGAGGGCGCTGTTGATTTTGAACTCGAAAGGGTTGGATGAACGTGTGAGTGGTGAAGCTGCAGAACCAGCAGACAAGGCCAGCCCGGAATGGAAACAGTGGAATGCCATAAATTCTCTGATTGTGGCATGGTTGCTTAACTCTTTGGTTCCTAACATTGCTGCTTCTGTAGAGGCACTCACAAAAGCTTCAGAGGTATGGGACACCCTATCAAATCTATATTCTGGAAAGGGGAACATTATGTTGATTGCTGAGATTGAGGATAAAGTGCATGACTTGCAATAAGGAAACAAAATTGTGATGGCATATGTGGCTGAGTTGCAGCATCTTTGGGGAGATTTAGATCATGTTGATCCTCTGGAACTTGCCCATGGGGAATGTGTGAGTGCTGCTGCAAGCTGGATTGAACGTCGGCGAGTCATGAAGTTCTTGAAAGACCTTAATCAAGATTTTGAGGGGAGAAGGGCTGCTTTACTGCATCAAACCACTACCCCTTCTCTCAAAGAGGCCATTGCAGCTATGTCCAGAGAGGAAGTGCGTCTGAATATGACAAAGGGAAGCAATTTTGTCCCTCATCCGGCCTTCTACACTACCGAGAGACAAGAGATGAGAGACTGCTATACTTGTGGACAGAAGGGACACTTGAAGCATCAGTGTACCTCCTTTGCTACACCCAGTAGGGGGAGAGGAGGATACACACATGGCAGAGGAAGCTACAGAGGAAGAGGTGATGGCAGAGGTGGTGGACAACCATATGGACAGCAGTATGGAAGATGCGGTGGACAGCAGTATGGCAGAGGTGGTGGACAGCCATATGGACATTAGTATGGCAGAGGTGGTGGACAGGCATATGGACAACAGTATGGCAGGGGTGGTGGACAGCAGCACACTATATCACCCAAGGCACATATGGCAGCAACTTCAGAGCCAACTACCAGTACCTCTCAGGGACAATCAAAGCAAGGAGGACAaaatgaagaaacctttgggaactTTGCTCACTATGTGTACAAAGATGAAGGTAACATTGATCGAGTTTCTATAGCCACTTATAATGCTAATTCAGATTGGAttcttgattctggagcatccaaACATGTTACTGGGAATATTAGTGAGTTCGACTCTTATACTCAGTATCCTCCCACACATAGAGGCACTATCCAAACAGCAGATGGCACAACACAATCTATAAAAGGGGAAGGGTCGGTGCAATGTACACCCAACATAAAATTGTCATCAGTTCTACATGTTCCTGCTTTTCCAGTAAATCTGCTATCTCTAAGTGCCCTGATTGATCAGCAGGACTACCGTATAATAGTTGAtagatatatgtgtttaatttaggAAAGGGAGAGCAGCAAGAAGATTGGGACTGCAACCAGGCATAGAGGTCTTTGGCACATAGATCGTGACAAGATGGGGCATGATGCTAGTTCCGTGTTTGCTGCGATTGTTGGAGGAAAGGAGAGTATGGCACTTGTTCATCATTGTCGAATGGGCCACATGGCGTTTGATAAAATGTTTCGAGTTTTTCCTGATGTAATGAATGGAGTGGACAAAACCAAATTATGTTGTGATGCCTGCGAATATGCTAAGCATACGAGAACCTCTTATGTTAGTAGAGGGATCAGAAGTGTATCCCCATTTGTGTTAGTGCACTCTGATGTATGGACGTGTCCTGTTGTGTTAGTAAGTGGAATGAAGTACTTTGTGACTTTTATTGACTGCTATTCCAGAATGACATGGATTTATCTTATGCGTCACAAAGATGAAGTGTTCACTTGTTTTCAGAGTTTTTGTGCCTATGTGAAAAACCAATTCAATGTTCAGGTGCAAGTGATCAGAACTGATAATGGTACTGAATATATCAACAAACCTTTTGCTGATTTCTTATCTTCGCAAGGTATactcaaggtttaaaatagcgcgTTATTTCTCCGCTAATACCACGCAATAGCATATTTGGAGGGTCTACGCTAAATTTTAGTAATTTTGCTTGCTACGTCGCTATTTGTGAAATAGCATGATATATCGTGTTAAAACTTCATagcgttagcgcgctattttttcaatctaagttgctttcactttttcgtggtgatgaactacaatatgttgGTTCCTTTTCTAGATTAGAACTTAATATCGCTAATGCTGATGATTCTTATAAAGAA encodes:
- the LOC139831773 gene encoding uncharacterized protein, with product MKMGKAPMLVKKATSICKSKTSLIAARLLVLATLQRRRMAAVAMISNKIHTLIVPDRERGNCHKAVAMRKVESRQAVVHGDDMAANFAHQLVMFDQEDGHGGCPDWTFVHPLFSDDIDEKCCYIHDVDLLLDACDAGNDETSVMEEIRSNKEVEGLEFNMEQDIDQAADIFIKKFRQQMNHDF